The genomic segment AGGAAGGAGGATTTTCGTAGATGTATTTAACAGATCCAATTGCTGATATGTTAACAAGAATCAGAAATGCAAATGCAGTAATGCATGAAAAAGTAGATGTGCCTCATTCAACTTTAAAAGAAAGATTATCTGAAATTCTAAAAGAAGAAGGATATATAGCAAACTATAAAGTTGTAACTGATGGAAACAAAAAAAGTATCAGAGTATACTTAAAATATGATGGTAAAGATAGAGTTATCAAAGGAATAAAAAGAATTTCTAAACCTGGAAGAAGAGTATATTCTTCAGTAGAAGATATGCCAAGAGTTCTATCAGGACTAGGAATTGCTATTGTATCCACTTCTAAGGGAATCGTTACTGACAGAGTAGCTAGAAGAGAAAACGTAGGTGGAGAAATACTTGCATTTGTTTGGTAATTAAAACTTAGGAGGTGTCTAGTAAATGTCAAGAGTAGGTAAAAAACCTATCGTTGTGCCTTCTGGAGTTGAAGTTACAGTTAATGGAAATGAAGTTACTGTAAAAGGACCTAAAGGTACATTAAAAAAAGAATTTAACAAAGAATTAACAATAAAATATACTAAAGAAGAAAAGCATCATGAAGTTGTAAATGAAATCGTAGTTGAAAGACCTAACGACTTACCAGAAGTTAGAGCTATTCACGGAACAACTAGAGCTCTAATCCATAACATGGTTGTTGGAGTTTCTGAAGGTTTCAAGAAAACTTTAAATTTAGTAGGGGTTGGATACAGAGCTGCTGAGAAAGGAAAAGGACTAGAATTATCTCTAGGATATTCTCACCCTATCATCATCGATGAAATTCCTGGAATCAAATTTACTGTAGAAAAAAATACTACTGTACATGTTGAAGGAATCGAAAAAGATGTAGTAGGTCAAGTAGCTGCTGACATCAGAGCAAAAAGAGCTCCAGAACCTTATAAAGGAAAAGGAGTTAAATATGCTGATGAAGTTATCAGAAGAAAAGAAGGTAAAAAGTCGTAAGATAGCTTAACTAATAAGACTATAAGGAGGTAAGACAGTTGTTTAAGAAGGTAGATAGACAAGCTGTAAGAACAAGAAAGCATCTAGCAATCAGAAATAAAATTTCTGGTACAGCTGATAGACCTAGACTTTCTGTATATAGATCAAACAACAATATCTTTGCTCAATTAATCGACGATGTGAATGGAGTAACATTAGTTTCTGCATCTACAATAGATAAAGAATTAAAAGCAAATATTGCGAATGGTGGAAATGTTGAAGCTGCAAAATCTGTAG from the Fusobacterium varium genome contains:
- the rpsH gene encoding 30S ribosomal protein S8, with the protein product MYLTDPIADMLTRIRNANAVMHEKVDVPHSTLKERLSEILKEEGYIANYKVVTDGNKKSIRVYLKYDGKDRVIKGIKRISKPGRRVYSSVEDMPRVLSGLGIAIVSTSKGIVTDRVARRENVGGEILAFVW
- the rplF gene encoding 50S ribosomal protein L6; this translates as MSRVGKKPIVVPSGVEVTVNGNEVTVKGPKGTLKKEFNKELTIKYTKEEKHHEVVNEIVVERPNDLPEVRAIHGTTRALIHNMVVGVSEGFKKTLNLVGVGYRAAEKGKGLELSLGYSHPIIIDEIPGIKFTVEKNTTVHVEGIEKDVVGQVAADIRAKRAPEPYKGKGVKYADEVIRRKEGKKS
- the rplR gene encoding 50S ribosomal protein L18, producing the protein MFKKVDRQAVRTRKHLAIRNKISGTADRPRLSVYRSNNNIFAQLIDDVNGVTLVSASTIDKELKANIANGGNVEAAKSVGKALAERATAKGITAIVFDRSGYKYTGRIAALAEAAREAGLSF